The DNA segment TCCTGGACGGCAAGTTCATCCGGGTGCTGATGGCGCCCGCGAAGGTCGGCGGCCGGGCCGGCATGAAGTTCCTCAACGTCGGCATGTCGATGATGACCGGCACCCTCAGCAAGCTCATGGGCGGCCAACTCCTGCGCGACGTGCAGACGTTCGTGGCCGCGATGGACACCATGTTCGGCGGCTTCCGCACCCGCGCCGACGCCACCTACCGCCTGCTGCAGGCGCCCGGTACGGCGTTCCTCGTGGTGGCCGCGCCGGAGCGGGACGCGCTGCGCGAGGCGGCGTACTTCGTCGAGCGGCTGGCCGCCGAGCAGATGCCGCTGGCCGGCCTGGTGCTGAACCGGGTGCACGGCAGCGGCGCCGCCCAACTGAGCGCCGAGCGCGCCCTGGCGGCGGCGGAGGCCCTGACGGACCGCATGGCGGAGGACGCCCGCGCGGACGGCGCCGCGGCCCCCGAGGCGGACACCGGGGACGCCCCGGCGGCAGCGGACGACCCCGCCCCCGGCTCGGCCGTGGAGGCCGACCGGGCTCCCGGCCGCGCAGAAAATAATCTTGAAACCACCGGCATTGTGGATCTCGGCGCCGGGAAGGCTGGACCACGTACCGCCGGCAGCCTCTCCCCCGCTGCCGCGGCGGAGCAGGAAACACCCACGTCAGCCTCGGCGGCGCAACTCGCCGCCGGGCTGCTACGGCTGCACGCGGAACGCATGCAGGTCCTCGCGCGCGAACGCCGCACGCGGGACCGCTTCACCGCGCTGCACCCCGAGGTTCCGGTGACAGAGGTCGCCGCGCTGCCCGGCGATGTCCATGACCTCGCGGGGCTGCGTGCCATCGGCGACCGCCTGGCGCTGAACCCCACCGACGCCGACGACCCCACGGCATCCGACCAGGGCTCCAACGGCTGAGCCGTACGCACGACCGGCCCAGCCACCCACGGTGCCACGCACCCCGGCGCCCGGCCACACTCACGAACCGCCGCTCACGCTCCGGCACCCGGCACGTCCACCCGTCACCGCCACACGCAGGCGCGTGGCACGGCACCTCACAGCCCGAGCCCGGCACGCCGGGCAACAAGACGCCCGCACACCTCGCCCACCCCCTTGGCACCCCAATTCCCGGGTGCCTCAAGGACACTGATGGCACGTCACCACTCAACGATCAGAACGCGCCACCAGCCGAACCTTCCCGGCCGAATTCTCCGGCCGGACCTGCGGGCCACGGGCAGGAGCCCGTGACTCCCCTCCTATCCGACCGCGGCGAACACGTCGAAGACGCCCTCCTCACAGTCCAGCGGCAGGATGCCCGTGCTGCGCTCGTACTCCGTGCGCGCGGTCTCCAGCAGCCGGCGCCATGACGTCACCGTCGGGCGGCGACGCAGCAGCGCCCTCCGCTCGCGCTCGGTCATCCCGCCCCACACGCCGAACTCCACCCGGTTGTCCAGGGCATCAGCCAGGCATTCCGTACGTACCGGACATCCGGTACACACTGCCTTGGCGCGGTTCTGCGCCGCCCCTTGTACGAACAGTTCATCCGGATCGGTAGTGCGGCAGGCGGCCTGTGCACTCCAGTCGGTTACCCAGCTCATGCTGGCGCCGTCCTCTCCCGAATCGAGGCTCCCCCACGGCGGCAAGCGGCATATTCACCGTTGCCAGTTGAGGACGTTACGGAAGGCAGGCAGGGCGCAACACCCCCTTCGGGCCCAATCTTGAATGGCCCGAACGGACTATGCGTATGCGGCAGATCACCCAACGGAGTGACCGAACGGCATACGTCACTTTGCGCACAAGGCAGGACAGTTCCCTGCCCTGACAGGGGGTTTCTCTCGACACACACGGGCACGTGGGGGCGCGGCCCGCGGGAGGAGGGGGTTGACGAACTGAGGCGTAACCGTTCA comes from the Streptomyces angustmyceticus genome and includes:
- a CDS encoding WhiB family transcriptional regulator, with translation MSWVTDWSAQAACRTTDPDELFVQGAAQNRAKAVCTGCPVRTECLADALDNRVEFGVWGGMTERERRALLRRRPTVTSWRRLLETARTEYERSTGILPLDCEEGVFDVFAAVG
- a CDS encoding ArsA family ATPase, which encodes MTSDNTTLDASAPRLEVDALIDDPHTRIVVCCGSGGVGKTTTAAALGVRAAERGRKVVVLTIDPARRLAQSMGISELDNVPRQVKDVDERAGGELHAMMLDMKRTFDEIVEGHADADRARAILENPFYQSLSAGFAGTQEYMAMEKLGQLRASDEWDLIIVDTPPSRSALDFLDAPKRLGSFLDGKFIRVLMAPAKVGGRAGMKFLNVGMSMMTGTLSKLMGGQLLRDVQTFVAAMDTMFGGFRTRADATYRLLQAPGTAFLVVAAPERDALREAAYFVERLAAEQMPLAGLVLNRVHGSGAAQLSAERALAAAEALTDRMAEDARADGAAAPEADTGDAPAAADDPAPGSAVEADRAPGRAENNLETTGIVDLGAGKAGPRTAGSLSPAAAAEQETPTSASAAQLAAGLLRLHAERMQVLARERRTRDRFTALHPEVPVTEVAALPGDVHDLAGLRAIGDRLALNPTDADDPTASDQGSNG